In Methanosarcina barkeri MS, a single window of DNA contains:
- a CDS encoding M12 family metallo-peptidase codes for MEIKNHKKVALVMLATLCFFTGLATASSDLKMDSVQYVGNESIDVLFNQYYEEISLDELGKSGVYRLNVPNTITKYDLLLMNPELFKKDADLGKMTIQLIGQNFELQLEPGIWVSKGDKEIIKNETGIYEIDMPEVYNYYGSVVGIPESKVRFTVSDDAVLGWIEVKDVKYIISQAGWMEENGEKKVLHVVYRNTDKVISGVPPASDDVAYESNNTVDVYSKSETFKTQSPSSILSTTTVTLLSAYDTEFKNEFASPGTEIYNMMADVNSAYGVSDIGVNFDADYYYYDSDLSSTRSDLLLGEFRSENSALRDSANCDLAFLFSGKCFSDSAIGRSYVYSGLSNAAYGVAQMVDEPGTTYDGTFDDRCSVVSHELGHNFGADRQDSSHAYAKAYSWSYLGFTRYSIMYTPYKGIGSIGGMQLEFSSDTNHGDATHDNARRISETKSTIANFQ; via the coding sequence ATGGAGATAAAGAATCATAAAAAAGTTGCCCTTGTAATGCTAGCAACCCTATGTTTTTTTACGGGTTTGGCTACCGCAAGTTCAGATCTTAAAATGGATTCAGTACAATATGTTGGGAATGAATCTATAGACGTACTCTTTAATCAATATTACGAAGAAATAAGTTTAGACGAACTTGGAAAATCTGGAGTGTATAGGTTGAATGTACCAAACACAATTACAAAATATGATCTACTGTTAATGAATCCAGAACTTTTTAAGAAAGATGCAGACTTAGGTAAAATGACTATCCAGTTAATTGGACAAAATTTTGAATTACAGTTAGAACCTGGTATATGGGTTAGCAAAGGAGATAAGGAAATAATTAAAAATGAGACTGGAATATACGAAATTGATATGCCCGAGGTATATAATTATTACGGATCAGTTGTTGGGATTCCAGAAAGCAAAGTTCGTTTTACAGTTTCAGATGATGCAGTTCTCGGATGGATCGAAGTCAAAGATGTAAAATATATAATATCCCAAGCCGGATGGATGGAAGAAAACGGTGAAAAAAAAGTACTCCACGTTGTGTATCGAAACACAGATAAAGTTATATCTGGCGTGCCACCTGCATCAGATGATGTAGCTTACGAATCCAATAATACTGTGGATGTATATTCTAAATCTGAAACTTTTAAGACTCAATCGCCGTCAAGTATCTTATCAACTACAACTGTGACCCTTCTGTCGGCATATGATACTGAGTTTAAAAATGAGTTTGCCAGTCCAGGTACTGAAATCTATAACATGATGGCTGATGTAAACAGTGCATACGGAGTTTCAGATATAGGTGTAAATTTCGATGCAGACTACTACTACTACGACTCCGATTTAAGCAGCACCAGATCAGACCTTCTGTTAGGTGAATTTCGCTCAGAAAATTCAGCCTTAAGGGACTCCGCAAATTGTGATCTTGCTTTTCTTTTCAGTGGCAAATGTTTTTCAGACAGTGCTATAGGAAGATCATACGTGTACTCAGGCTTGTCAAACGCAGCGTACGGAGTAGCTCAAATGGTGGATGAGCCAGGGACAACATATGATGGAACGTTTGACGACAGATGTAGTGTAGTTTCACATGAACTTGGTCACAATTTTGGTGCAGATCGCCAAGATTCGTCCCATGCATATGCAAAAGCTTACAGTTGGTCATACCTAGGATTTACCAGGTATTCTATTATGTATACTCCTTACAAAGGGATAGGTTCAATAGGTGGTATGCAGCTAGAGTTTTCTTCTGATACTAATCATGGTGACGCCACACATGACAATGCAAGAAGGATCAGTGAAACAAAGTCTACTATAGCTAATTTCCAGTAA
- a CDS encoding IS1 family transposase (programmed frameshift) gives MNCPRCNSSTHKKNGIVCGRQRYKCHDCGYNYTVEVKSTASSPSVKRQALQLYLEGLGFRSIGRFLGVSHVSVQKWIKKFGQELEDLKSENEISIVEMDEMHTYIGNKKNCWIWIAVDRVGKKFINCAFGNRGTKTGQRIWEKLKQKEIGEVMTDHWRAYAEFLPENIHTQSKAETYTFEGYNGILRHFLARLRRKTKCYTKSIEMLKYPVLLLMKHRNKEIAIIS, from the exons ATGAACTGCCCAAGGTGTAATAGTTCCACTCACAAAAAGAATGGTATAGTTTGTGGACGTCAACGCTACAAATGCCATGATTGTGGATATAACTATACCGTAGAGGTAAAATCAACTGCTAGCTCCCCTTCTGTTAAGAGACAGGCTTTGCAACTCTATCTTGAAGGGTTAGGATTTCGCTCAATAGGAAGATTTTTAGGAGTAAGTCATGTTTCTGTCCAAAAATGGATAAAGAAATTTGGTCAGGAGTTGGAGGACCTAAAAAGCGAAAATGAGATATCTATTGTTGAAATGGATGAGATGCACACTTACATCGGTAAC AAAAAAAATTGCTGGATCTGGATTGCTGTTGATAGAGTTGGGAAAAAATTCATCAACTGCGCTTTTGGCAACAGAGGAACGAAAACTGGACAACGAATATGGGAAAAATTAAAGCAGAAAGAGATTGGAGAAGTGATGACAGATCACTGGAGAGCATATGCAGAGTTTCTTCCAGAAAATATTCATACTCAATCCAAAGCCGAAACGTATACATTTGAAGGGTATAACGGCATATTGAGGCACTTTCTGGCAAGGTTGAGACGAAAGACAAAATGTTATACGAAGAGTATTGAAATGCTAAAGTACCCTGTTCTTCTATTGATGAAACATAGAAATAAAGAGATAGCTATAATTAGTTAA
- a CDS encoding CYTH and CHAD domain-containing protein translates to MSETDPSSRDGTWVGEKSMEIESKFLVMEETDFQALESLSKLASYSLSEAKIQLNEDIFFDTENRSIMASGYYLRVRKSSGENGSWVTIKSLGGFEGGTHRREEYVSFLPEGTSVLACPDSRIRDLIFEFTAGLDLFPLLSLKQKRVIRQVKMGKRIIAETYLDRVNLKSKGREKHYNEFEVELKSEGSSEELETIRLFLLKHYNLAESTFSKFERAFLFMENLPEKTFLNLRERVFCAQLADQKNMYGKQAQILMELDKEKSCEELSLLLKVPQTKIRALRSEFKEKRLSIFPFTTYKEKDPEFHLQAGKNCISKKEKKASEFKQWNPESLLEYYGANKNRAEKGREYALTLFDGLSVCHRLGQEERKLLGLAAFLKDNGNSIFPGESARMSREILLTHPVKGLKLHEILMLSLIIELQDLFVSHYVSEKNLISNLKGFHTGLPPGLQNKALMLAAIVSISDLFASLKIQPGKIRSLENVLEIEIIGDVTEKTAKKFEAQSKLWKYLYGSKLLFSQAAEDEKVLIEKESEIKESEIKESEIKEIETKKQAGEEKKPEKKQERKEKRLEKKQAEEEKKPEKKQASREKKPEKKKCRPDEKVTVKPTDSMAQLACKIFSYQFSCMLSHEEGTIKGEDIEELHDMRVAVRRMRAAAKIFEAYLDSEQLEPHLKGLRRTLGSLGDVRDLDVFREKAEKYLKTLPPEHEHDLDPLVAVLTEEREKARKNMLDYLDSEKYRTFKRDFSDVLASPETLILPATNKKHDALPHRVREVLPSILYARLADIRAYSEWVEGPYISVERLHRLRIAAKGMRYTLEFFESVLGEDAKNLIKELKTFQDHLGDLHDTVVALDLLGSYLRTGEWGSVESEKASGKKKFSEGVEGSAEGNAEGIESYLEYREEELQTLLNSFPDAWGKICNGNFRERIENAVKNLY, encoded by the coding sequence GTGAGCGAAACGGACCCGTCCTCCCGAGACGGGACTTGGGTGGGAGAAAAAAGTATGGAAATAGAATCAAAATTTCTGGTAATGGAAGAAACGGATTTTCAGGCCCTTGAAAGCCTTTCAAAGCTTGCTTCATACTCTCTTTCGGAAGCGAAAATCCAGTTAAATGAGGATATTTTCTTTGATACTGAGAACCGGTCTATTATGGCTTCGGGCTATTACCTGCGGGTCAGGAAATCATCTGGGGAAAACGGGAGCTGGGTAACCATTAAAAGCCTGGGAGGTTTTGAAGGTGGAACTCACAGGCGAGAAGAGTATGTAAGTTTCCTGCCTGAAGGAACTTCAGTACTCGCATGTCCTGATTCCCGTATTAGAGACCTGATTTTTGAATTTACGGCAGGACTTGACCTTTTTCCGCTGCTGTCCCTCAAACAGAAAAGGGTAATTCGCCAGGTAAAAATGGGAAAAAGGATTATAGCTGAGACTTACCTTGACCGGGTGAACCTGAAAAGTAAAGGCAGGGAAAAGCACTATAATGAATTTGAAGTTGAGCTTAAAAGTGAAGGAAGCTCGGAAGAGCTTGAAACTATCCGGCTTTTCCTGCTCAAGCATTACAACCTGGCAGAAAGCACTTTTTCTAAGTTCGAAAGAGCTTTTCTTTTCATGGAGAACCTTCCTGAAAAAACCTTCCTTAACCTGAGAGAAAGAGTTTTTTGCGCACAGCTTGCAGACCAGAAAAACATGTATGGGAAGCAGGCTCAGATTTTGATGGAACTTGATAAAGAAAAGAGCTGTGAAGAGCTCAGCCTGCTTCTGAAAGTTCCTCAAACCAAAATAAGAGCCCTGCGCTCAGAGTTTAAAGAAAAGAGACTTTCTATTTTTCCTTTTACAACCTATAAAGAAAAAGATCCTGAATTCCATCTTCAGGCTGGAAAAAATTGTATTTCAAAAAAGGAAAAGAAAGCGTCAGAATTTAAACAATGGAATCCGGAAAGCCTGCTTGAGTATTACGGAGCAAATAAAAACCGGGCAGAAAAAGGTAGGGAATATGCTCTTACACTTTTTGATGGACTGTCTGTATGCCACAGACTGGGACAGGAAGAGAGAAAACTCCTGGGACTTGCAGCCTTCCTGAAGGATAACGGAAACTCCATTTTTCCTGGCGAGAGCGCACGTATGAGCAGAGAAATTCTTCTGACACATCCTGTAAAAGGACTCAAGCTTCACGAAATTTTAATGCTCTCCTTGATCATTGAACTTCAGGATCTTTTTGTAAGCCATTACGTAAGCGAAAAAAACTTAATCTCAAACTTGAAAGGATTCCACACAGGACTGCCTCCCGGTCTACAGAACAAAGCCCTGATGCTTGCAGCCATTGTGTCAATTTCAGACCTTTTCGCATCCCTCAAAATTCAGCCAGGAAAGATAAGGTCGCTTGAAAACGTTCTGGAGATAGAAATAATAGGGGATGTAACTGAAAAAACTGCAAAAAAGTTTGAGGCACAAAGTAAACTCTGGAAATATCTATACGGAAGCAAACTCCTGTTTTCTCAGGCTGCTGAAGACGAAAAAGTTCTAATTGAAAAAGAATCCGAAATAAAAGAATCCGAAATAAAAGAATCTGAAATAAAAGAAATAGAAACAAAGAAACAGGCCGGAGAGGAAAAAAAACCAGAAAAAAAACAGGAAAGGAAGGAAAAAAGACTAGAAAAAAAACAGGCTGAAGAAGAAAAAAAACCAGAAAAGAAACAAGCTTCAAGGGAGAAAAAACCAGAAAAAAAGAAGTGCAGACCGGATGAAAAAGTAACTGTCAAACCGACTGACTCTATGGCGCAGCTTGCCTGCAAGATATTTTCCTATCAATTTTCCTGTATGCTCTCTCATGAAGAAGGAACTATAAAAGGGGAGGACATCGAAGAATTGCACGATATGCGGGTCGCAGTCCGCAGAATGAGAGCTGCAGCAAAGATTTTTGAGGCTTATCTTGATTCCGAACAGCTTGAGCCGCACCTCAAAGGGCTCAGGAGAACGCTTGGTTCACTTGGGGATGTTAGGGACCTAGACGTTTTCCGCGAAAAAGCCGAAAAGTACCTGAAAACCCTGCCTCCAGAACATGAACATGATCTGGACCCGCTTGTTGCAGTGCTTACGGAAGAGCGAGAAAAAGCCAGGAAAAACATGCTTGATTATCTGGACAGTGAAAAATACCGGACTTTCAAAAGAGACTTTTCAGACGTACTTGCCTCTCCAGAAACCCTGATCCTTCCTGCAACTAACAAAAAACATGATGCATTGCCCCATAGGGTAAGAGAAGTGCTTCCTTCAATCCTCTATGCACGTTTAGCAGATATCAGGGCTTACTCCGAATGGGTAGAAGGCCCTTATATTTCTGTAGAACGCCTGCACAGGCTCAGGATTGCAGCCAAAGGAATGCGTTATACCCTAGAATTTTTTGAGAGCGTGCTTGGAGAAGACGCAAAAAACCTAATCAAGGAACTCAAAACTTTCCAGGACCATCTAGGAGATCTCCATGATACAGTAGTTGCACTTGACCTGCTGGGTTCTTACCTGAGAACCGGAGAATGGGGTTCTGTCGAGAGCGAAAAAGCTTCAGGGAAAAAGAAATTTTCCGAAGGTGTAGAAGGAAGTGCAGAAGGAAATGCAGAAGGAATCGAATCCTATCTTGAATACAGAGAAGAAGAACTTCAGACTCTGCTCAATTCCTTTCCCGATGCTTGGGGAAAGATATGCAATGGAAATTTCAGGGAAAGGATTGAAAATGCAGTTAAAAACCTGTACTAA
- a CDS encoding Ppx/GppA phosphatase family protein, translated as MEPEKISEGRVVAFIDIGTNSIRLLLVRINPNGSYLPLTKQKETVRLGDGEFIDRILQPKAIERAVVVCKKFMELARAYRAEEVIAVATSATRDASNKVQLLEMLKKEANLEVCTISGTEEARLIYLGVSSGLRLGNSKALFIDIGGGSTEVSVGDQTRCYYLYSFNLGAVRLTNMFLQDETGPVSEEQYEQIKAYIRRKITDIIKDLSEYDISCSIGSSGTIENLARIAFVYLHKTSRESFEKLEYEDLKKIVRAMCSIPLEERRKFPGINVQRADIIIAGAAIIETFMEEMGLSEIRISKRGLREGLLVDYISKSEFSYMITQMSVRKRSIMQLGLTCNFDEEHAHIVTRLALELFDSIQALGIYKFREGERELLEYGSILHDIGTFLSYDTHQVHAYHLIRESNLPGFQPEEIEIIANLAYFHRKNTPKKKHPNLVGLNKDTVKSIKVLSALLRIAEGLDRSHNGVISHVRFYIASTDSLVLEMHAQQECQLEIWEVEKQKKYFKKIFGYNLQSKVLIKQDAGVPLVLEGDADLEELPEVEISSKS; from the coding sequence ATGGAACCCGAGAAAATCTCCGAAGGCAGAGTTGTTGCGTTTATCGATATAGGCACTAACTCGATCCGGCTTCTTCTGGTCCGGATCAATCCCAATGGGTCTTACCTGCCCCTGACCAAGCAGAAGGAAACGGTCAGGCTCGGGGATGGGGAATTCATAGACAGAATTCTGCAGCCTAAGGCGATAGAACGCGCAGTTGTTGTCTGTAAAAAGTTCATGGAACTTGCCAGGGCCTACAGGGCAGAAGAGGTCATAGCTGTGGCTACCTCAGCAACGCGAGACGCAAGCAATAAGGTTCAGCTTCTCGAAATGTTGAAAAAGGAAGCAAATCTGGAAGTCTGTACAATTTCCGGAACTGAAGAAGCTCGCCTCATTTACCTTGGGGTTTCAAGCGGGCTTCGGCTTGGGAACTCAAAAGCTCTGTTCATAGATATCGGAGGTGGGAGCACCGAAGTATCGGTAGGGGACCAGACCCGGTGTTATTATCTTTATTCCTTTAACCTTGGAGCTGTCAGGCTGACAAATATGTTTTTGCAGGACGAAACCGGGCCTGTTTCCGAGGAACAGTATGAGCAGATTAAGGCTTATATTCGGCGCAAGATTACAGATATAATAAAAGACCTTTCCGAGTACGATATAAGCTGTTCGATTGGAAGTTCGGGAACAATTGAAAACCTTGCCAGGATCGCTTTTGTTTACTTGCACAAAACATCCCGTGAGAGTTTTGAGAAACTGGAGTATGAAGACCTGAAGAAAATAGTCAGGGCAATGTGCTCCATACCTCTCGAAGAGCGGCGTAAATTCCCGGGAATCAATGTGCAAAGAGCAGATATTATTATCGCAGGGGCTGCAATTATTGAGACATTTATGGAAGAGATGGGGCTTTCCGAAATCAGAATAAGTAAACGCGGGCTTCGAGAGGGGCTGCTTGTAGACTATATCTCAAAGAGTGAATTCTCCTACATGATTACTCAGATGTCTGTAAGAAAGCGCAGCATCATGCAGCTTGGGCTTACCTGCAATTTCGATGAAGAGCATGCTCATATCGTTACCAGACTTGCCCTTGAACTCTTTGACAGTATTCAGGCGCTTGGAATTTATAAGTTCAGGGAAGGGGAAAGGGAACTTCTTGAATACGGTTCCATCCTGCATGACATAGGGACATTCCTATCATACGATACCCATCAGGTCCATGCCTATCACCTGATAAGGGAGAGCAATCTTCCGGGTTTCCAGCCTGAAGAAATCGAAATCATAGCGAATCTTGCCTATTTCCACAGGAAAAATACGCCTAAAAAGAAACATCCCAATCTTGTCGGGCTTAATAAAGACACAGTAAAAAGTATAAAAGTTCTCAGTGCCCTGCTCCGCATTGCCGAAGGGCTGGATCGTTCTCACAATGGAGTTATTTCCCACGTCCGGTTTTACATAGCTTCTACCGACAGCCTGGTGCTTGAAATGCACGCTCAACAGGAGTGCCAGCTCGAAATCTGGGAGGTAGAGAAACAGAAAAAATATTTCAAGAAAATATTCGGATACAATCTTCAGTCTAAAGTCCTTATAAAGCAGGATGCTGGGGTTCCCTTAGTCTTAGAAGGAGACGCTGATCTTGAGGAACTTCCAGAGGTTGAAATATCCTCAAAAAGTTAA
- a CDS encoding PGF-pre-PGF domain-containing protein: protein MRTHFFNSLISVLLTIVIIPGLIPCIVSAADGQFADNGNSTNSTLTSNLILEKLSTDPDYPKPDSMVVINSLVKNTGNETSEPTNIIYLIGENEEKEEVPAIEAGSEKLISYTWTTPDTEETVTIKASLENVENSEKVITVKIVQESLPDLIVEDLYPESSTQPEAGKPLNFTLKIKNVGEATANNSTAKYSSNGTSGEISIPELSAGTSTSAEFSLTPGNEENMSVTAIADSGNTISESDEDNNEMSKTISIKRELPDLKIESISLSPEEPHPGENITFTATVKNNGSTAAEKSEIRYDIKGNNESYTGVTSIPALAAGETGTGIFFWTPGTEGQIEVKVTVDSGSIVSESDETNNEFTKTATVYKETVSSDDGGNESSGSSGSDSENESSESSGSDSGSKRSGSSSGGSGGASLSKEPVSNVEAKELATGNVQSGYHIKFNFLEDATCITYIEFDPIKTLKRTITTVEVLKNKSAFVSEVPPSKIYKYVNIWVGNYGAGVANYCENGAIEFKVEKPWIEENNINQSQIILQWYNESWEPLDTEKVTEDKNYVYFKSKTSGFSCFAITNYSVDGENVSIASEQAEEDALIKLDGEAKTSIHNESSEKDSETNDLMGKAKIFLAISLPLFLILIEYFVMKKKI, encoded by the coding sequence ATGAGAACTCATTTTTTTAATTCTTTAATTTCTGTATTATTAACGATAGTAATAATTCCTGGATTGATACCCTGTATAGTATCTGCTGCAGATGGACAATTTGCAGACAACGGAAATTCGACAAATAGTACACTAACCTCCAATCTTATATTGGAAAAACTCTCCACTGACCCTGATTATCCAAAACCCGATAGTATGGTCGTTATTAATTCCTTAGTTAAAAACACAGGAAATGAAACCTCAGAACCAACGAATATAATATATTTAATTGGTGAAAACGAGGAAAAAGAAGAAGTCCCGGCAATAGAGGCTGGATCAGAAAAATTAATTTCCTACACCTGGACAACTCCTGACACGGAAGAAACAGTGACAATAAAGGCTTCTTTAGAGAACGTAGAGAATAGTGAGAAAGTAATTACTGTGAAAATAGTACAGGAGTCACTTCCAGATCTGATAGTTGAAGACCTGTATCCAGAATCATCAACACAACCCGAAGCCGGAAAACCTTTGAACTTTACCCTGAAAATAAAGAATGTGGGAGAAGCAACTGCCAATAATAGTACTGCAAAATACAGTAGTAACGGAACTTCAGGAGAAATCTCTATTCCTGAACTTTCAGCAGGGACAAGTACAAGTGCAGAATTTTCGCTGACTCCTGGAAATGAAGAGAACATGAGTGTAACAGCGATCGCAGATTCTGGGAATACCATTAGTGAAAGTGATGAAGACAATAATGAGATGTCAAAAACCATAAGTATAAAACGTGAGCTTCCTGACCTGAAAATAGAATCGATTTCTCTGAGTCCTGAAGAACCGCATCCAGGAGAGAATATAACCTTTACGGCAACAGTGAAGAATAATGGCTCTACAGCTGCTGAGAAAAGCGAAATTAGGTATGATATTAAAGGAAACAATGAAAGTTATACGGGAGTTACATCAATACCAGCCCTTGCAGCAGGTGAAACCGGAACAGGTATTTTTTTCTGGACTCCTGGAACCGAAGGGCAAATTGAAGTGAAAGTAACCGTGGATTCAGGAAGCATTGTTTCTGAAAGCGATGAAACCAATAATGAGTTCACAAAAACCGCAACCGTATATAAAGAAACAGTTTCAAGTGATGATGGAGGAAATGAAAGTTCGGGGTCTTCAGGCAGTGATTCAGAAAATGAGAGCTCAGAGTCTTCAGGCAGCGATTCAGGAAGCAAGAGATCAGGGTCCTCCAGCGGCGGTTCAGGAGGCGCCAGTCTTTCAAAAGAACCAGTCAGCAATGTAGAAGCAAAAGAGCTTGCCACCGGCAACGTTCAAAGTGGTTATCATATCAAGTTCAATTTTCTGGAAGATGCTACATGCATTACATATATCGAATTTGACCCAATAAAAACATTAAAGAGAACAATTACAACTGTAGAAGTCCTCAAAAATAAATCTGCTTTTGTCTCAGAAGTTCCTCCTAGCAAGATATATAAATATGTGAATATCTGGGTAGGAAATTATGGAGCAGGTGTCGCCAATTATTGCGAAAATGGGGCTATAGAGTTCAAAGTTGAAAAACCATGGATTGAAGAGAATAATATTAATCAGTCTCAGATAATTCTTCAATGGTACAATGAAAGCTGGGAGCCCCTAGATACCGAAAAAGTCACAGAAGATAAGAATTACGTTTATTTTAAATCGAAAACGTCTGGCTTCTCCTGCTTTGCAATAACCAATTATTCCGTAGATGGGGAAAACGTATCTATAGCCAGTGAACAAGCAGAAGAGGACGCTTTGATAAAACTTGACGGTGAAGCAAAAACAAGTATTCACAACGAAAGCTCAGAGAAAGACAGCGAAACCAACGACCTTATGGGAAAAGCCAAAATATTTCTGGCAATTTCTCTACCTCTGTTTTTGATTCTTATAGAGTACTTTGTAATGAAGAAAAAAATCTAA